A genomic stretch from Candidatus Omnitrophota bacterium includes:
- a CDS encoding autotransporter domain-containing protein: TIAATSHLTLDGTGTIAGSSEVANAGTLTIQGNKVVQKMTGAGVTALGANTLTIGDAHNLSGTYAGVASGTGGITTDGTGVLTLSGANDYTGATTINALSHLTLDGTGTIAASSGVANAGTLTIGGNKTVQKLTGNGTAVTLGANTLTIGGANNLSGTYAGVIGADAAGGGITTGGTGTITLSGVNLYTGATTINALSHLTLDGTGTIAASSGVANAGTLTIQGDKVVQKMTGAGVTALGANTLTIGDVHNLSGNYTGIASGTGGITTAGTGVLTLSGANDYTGATTINALSRLTLDGTGTIEGSSGVANAGTLTIQGNKTIDSMTGAGVTTLGANTLTIGDATGTSGTYSGVASGTGGITKAGAGTLTLSGANDYTGVTTYTAGTVSANTIGNGGAAGSIGKAAAAAGNQVLNGGTLSYTGNNTTTDRGFTVNAAGSEIDVTTVGQTLTIQTTGIVTNAAADILTIGGAGNTEIKSAISGTGGLAKDDAGTLTLSGVNTFTTGGIALNAGTLKLGSTTALGGATSKLTINGGTIDNSNGAALVMANNNPVDVKSDWTFTGTNDLTFAAGAWTLYGTGTVTLTTAGKNLTVGGIVGDLGNAFGLGTAGAGTLTLDKANTYTGATTIGAGSTLALDATGTIETSSGVANSGTFTTAAAKTIQSLTGAGVTTLGGGDLTVGDANNRSGTYSGAIGDGGGARGVIKAGTGTWTISGVNTYTGATAINAGTLALGGATTIKGNITQAAAGTLDLGTSTLTLNGIGALGNYTQAAATTLNTTILNATTAGNINASAAGTGKMTTLAASALNINVGSAYIPNNTTWTILDGKTGATGVVAPTTITTNSSVLTFTAAAANGGDDLTITASRGTNGYPARASNSNAAAAGAALEAAGNAGATGDMATVLGTLDGLSASQVSAALNTVVPEVDAGVINTSTTVLNNFVGVAMDRVEQTLKVAKAADSATTGLSAGEASKISGAWGKGYGSYLTQGTRNGIAGYEAWNAGTALGADHLFADLVTVGVSGGYAYGNVDSDVNNASTYINSAQTTVYGGYEDKNLPFFIDAAGSFAWNWYEGRRDINIGGAILRTANAAYDGQQYGAYLGGGYRFNMTKNIEFTPLLSLQYNHLQLGSYTETEAGALNLSVASQGYDQLQSGLGARIAAPIKCKWGTFTPEAHGKWFYDFIGDNMAVTSNFNGGGGNFGSNGAKPALNSFNAGGQLTFNFKNDISLIANCDTEMKDEFFGIYGSATVRYNF, encoded by the coding sequence CACGATTGCCGCGACCAGCCATTTGACTTTGGATGGAACGGGTACGATTGCAGGTAGTTCAGAGGTGGCGAACGCAGGTACCCTCACAATTCAAGGGAACAAGGTGGTTCAAAAGATGACCGGCGCTGGCGTAACCGCACTAGGTGCGAATACCTTGACCATTGGCGATGCCCATAACCTCTCCGGCACCTACGCCGGTGTGGCGAGCGGCACAGGCGGTATAACCACGGATGGCACGGGGGTACTAACTCTAAGCGGAGCCAATGATTATACTGGTGCAACCACGATTAACGCGCTCAGCCATTTGACTTTAGATGGAACGGGCACGATCGCAGCAAGTTCAGGCGTGGCAAACGCAGGTACCCTTACAATTGGAGGAAACAAGACGGTCCAGAAGTTGACCGGTAATGGCACAGCAGTCACGCTGGGCGCGAACACCTTGACCATCGGCGGTGCCAATAACCTCTCCGGCACCTACGCCGGCGTCATCGGCGCGGACGCGGCTGGGGGCGGTATAACCACGGGCGGCACAGGCACGATAACCTTAAGCGGAGTCAATCTTTATACTGGTGCAACCACGATTAACGCGCTCAGCCATTTGACTTTGGATGGAACGGGCACGATCGCAGCAAGTTCAGGCGTGGCGAACGCAGGCACTCTCACAATTCAAGGGGACAAGGTGGTTCAGAAGATGACAGGCGCTGGCGTAACCGCGCTGGGTGCGAATACCCTGACCATTGGCGATGTCCATAACCTCTCCGGCAACTACACCGGTATAGCAAGCGGCACAGGCGGTATAACTACGGCTGGCACAGGAGTACTAACCCTAAGCGGAGCCAATGATTATACTGGTGCAACCACGATTAACGCGCTCAGCCGTTTGACTTTGGATGGAACGGGCACGATTGAAGGCAGTTCAGGCGTGGCGAACGCAGGCACCCTTACGATTCAAGGGAACAAGACGATTGACTCGATGACCGGCGCCGGCGTAACCACGCTGGGCGCGAATACCCTGACCATTGGCGATGCCACCGGCACTTCCGGCACCTACAGCGGTGTGGCAAGCGGCACAGGCGGTATAACCAAGGCAGGCGCAGGCACGCTAACCCTCTCTGGCGCCAACGACTACACCGGCGTAACCACCTACACAGCCGGCACCGTGAGCGCGAACACTATCGGTAATGGCGGCGCGGCAGGCAGCATCGGCAAAGCCGCGGCAGCGGCCGGGAACCAGGTCCTTAACGGTGGCACTCTATCATATACCGGAAACAATACCACTACGGACCGTGGTTTTACCGTCAATGCCGCTGGCAGCGAGATTGATGTAACGACAGTCGGCCAGACACTCACTATTCAAACAACCGGGATCGTTACAAACGCAGCAGCTGACATTTTGACCATAGGTGGAGCCGGTAATACTGAGATAAAAAGCGCAATCTCCGGTACAGGCGGATTGGCTAAAGATGATGCAGGCACTCTTACTCTAAGCGGCGTGAACACCTTCACCACCGGTGGGATAGCTCTTAACGCGGGCACGCTGAAGCTCGGTAGCACCACGGCGCTGGGCGGGGCGACTAGCAAGCTCACCATTAACGGCGGTACGATTGATAACAGCAACGGCGCCGCTCTCGTAATGGCGAACAACAACCCGGTTGATGTGAAAAGCGACTGGACCTTCACCGGTACCAATGATCTCACTTTTGCCGCAGGCGCGTGGACGTTGTATGGTACTGGTACAGTCACGCTTACCACTGCAGGTAAAAACCTGACCGTTGGTGGAATCGTCGGAGACCTTGGTAATGCCTTTGGCTTGGGTACGGCTGGCGCGGGCACGCTAACCTTGGACAAGGCCAATACTTATACGGGCGCGACCACGATCGGCGCGGGCAGTACGTTGGCTTTGGACGCAACGGGCACTATTGAAACAAGTTCAGGCGTGGCGAATTCAGGCACCTTTACGACTGCGGCGGCCAAGACGATTCAGTCGTTGACCGGCGCGGGCGTAACCACGCTGGGAGGCGGCGACTTGACCGTCGGCGATGCCAATAACCGCTCCGGTACCTACAGCGGCGCCATTGGAGACGGTGGTGGTGCCAGAGGCGTGATCAAGGCCGGCACCGGCACCTGGACGATTTCCGGCGTGAACACTTACACCGGAGCCACAGCAATCAACGCTGGAACATTAGCGTTAGGAGGCGCTACCACCATTAAAGGCAACATTACGCAGGCTGCCGCCGGCACGCTCGATCTTGGCACCAGCACGTTGACGCTTAATGGAATAGGTGCGTTGGGTAATTATACGCAGGCCGCCGCTACAACCCTGAATACAACTATCCTGAACGCCACTACGGCGGGTAATATCAATGCCTCAGCCGCAGGCACCGGTAAAATGACGACACTGGCAGCGTCTGCGCTTAATATTAACGTCGGCTCTGCATACATTCCTAATAATACGACCTGGACGATCCTTGACGGTAAGACAGGAGCGACAGGCGTTGTCGCGCCTACGACTATTACAACTAATAGTTCTGTCCTCACGTTCACGGCAGCGGCGGCGAACGGCGGCGACGATCTGACTATCACCGCGAGCCGTGGAACTAACGGTTATCCCGCGCGCGCCTCGAACTCAAATGCAGCAGCGGCAGGAGCGGCGCTTGAAGCGGCGGGCAATGCCGGCGCCACCGGAGATATGGCGACTGTGCTGGGCACGCTCGACGGCTTATCCGCTTCGCAGGTAAGCGCAGCGCTCAATACGGTTGTCCCGGAGGTCGATGCCGGGGTCATCAATACGAGCACGACCGTTCTAAATAACTTCGTCGGGGTCGCTATGGACAGGGTGGAACAAACTCTGAAGGTTGCCAAGGCCGCGGACTCCGCGACCACGGGTCTCTCAGCGGGAGAGGCGAGTAAAATAAGCGGCGCTTGGGGAAAAGGGTACGGCAGTTATTTGACGCAAGGTACGCGCAATGGTATCGCCGGATATGAAGCGTGGAATGCCGGCACCGCGCTTGGCGCCGATCACCTCTTCGCGGATCTCGTTACCGTTGGCGTAAGCGGCGGTTACGCGTATGGGAACGTCGACTCGGATGTTAATAACGCGAGTACGTATATCAATAGCGCCCAGACCACCGTGTACGGGGGGTATGAAGATAAAAATCTTCCTTTCTTCATCGACGCGGCAGGTTCCTTCGCATGGAACTGGTATGAAGGCCGGCGCGATATAAATATCGGCGGCGCTATATTAAGGACTGCGAATGCCGCATATGACGGCCAGCAATACGGCGCATATTTAGGCGGTGGCTACAGGTTCAATATGACAAAGAATATTGAATTTACGCCTCTCCTGTCGCTTCAGTATAATCACCTTCAGCTGGGGAGTTATACCGAAACAGAAGCCGGAGCGCTCAATTTAAGCGTCGCGAGCCAGGGCTATGATCAATTACAGTCCGGCCTCGGCGCGCGCATAGCCGCTCCTATAAAGTGTAAATGGGGCACTTTCACTCCGGAAGCTCATGGAAAATGGTTCTATGACTTTATCGGTGATAACATGGCAGTGACATCGAACTTCAACGGCGGCGGTGGGAACTTCGGCTCAAACGGCGCTAAACCTGCGCTGAATAGCTTCAATGCCGGAGGTCAGTTGACGTTTAATTTCAAAAACGATATTTCTCTTATAGCGAACTGCGATACGGAGATGAAGGACGAGTTCTTTGGTATCTACGGTTCGGCGACGGTCAGGTACAATTTCTAA
- a CDS encoding alpha/beta hydrolase has translation MSKKWCLPLILLMLVFASGCATMPEFMDRAYEAQKTARQAGFDKEYVKAPGFELMTYQRFKKPSENIRIYIEGDGRAWETRSRLSDDPTPSDPIALGLAVVDSFDSVAYIARPGQFPAPDSAGCDPTYWSQRRFAPEVVEAFDRTIDILKKKSGAKHVELVGYSGGAAIAVLVAARRGDVTALRTVAGNLNPKALCSYHHVSRLDGSMDPLDLAQKVAHIPQRHFVGSKDRIVPSSIAESFVKKEGDTNCESITIVDGAAHRDGWRERWKELLSISLLNDLPH, from the coding sequence ATGTCGAAAAAATGGTGCCTGCCCCTAATTTTACTGATGTTGGTCTTTGCGAGCGGCTGCGCGACAATGCCGGAGTTTATGGATAGGGCATATGAAGCACAAAAAACAGCGCGGCAGGCCGGTTTCGATAAAGAATATGTCAAGGCTCCCGGCTTCGAGCTCATGACCTATCAGCGATTTAAGAAACCCTCTGAAAATATCCGTATCTATATCGAAGGGGACGGAAGGGCCTGGGAGACCAGAAGCAGGCTTTCCGACGATCCGACCCCGTCGGATCCGATCGCGCTGGGGCTGGCCGTAGTCGACTCTTTCGATAGTGTTGCTTATATCGCGAGGCCGGGTCAATTTCCCGCGCCGGATTCTGCCGGATGCGACCCGACGTATTGGTCCCAGCGGCGGTTTGCGCCGGAAGTCGTGGAAGCCTTTGACAGGACTATCGACATATTGAAGAAAAAGTCGGGGGCCAAACATGTGGAACTCGTCGGATATTCCGGAGGCGCGGCGATAGCGGTTCTCGTCGCCGCAAGGCGTGGTGATGTTACTGCGCTTCGCACCGTAGCAGGGAACCTTAACCCGAAGGCATTGTGCAGCTACCACCATGTGAGCCGGCTCGATGGGTCGATGGATCCGCTCGATCTCGCGCAAAAGGTGGCCCATATACCCCAGCGCCACTTTGTCGGATCGAAAGATAGAATCGTCCCCTCATCGATAGCCGAATCCTTCGTGAAAAAAGAGGGTGATACAAATTGCGAGAGCATTACTATCGTGGATGGCGCCGCACATAGGGACGGCTGGCGCGAACGTTGGAAAGAACTTCTGTCGATATCCCTTCTCAACGATCTCCCGCATTAA
- a CDS encoding histidinol phosphate phosphatase domain-containing protein, with protein sequence MIGLHAHTLFSDGALLPSEIVRRAEAKGYKAFALTDHVDSSNIDFVLPRIVKVCKALNKFWAIRAIPGVEITHAPVQEIKSLVKFARKNGAKIVVVHGETVSEPVLKGTNRAGIEAGCDILAHPGTISIEDVRLAKARGVALELTTRKNHAVTNKRVFKMAKSVGAKLVLNTDAHDECDVATYSQAVRVLKGIGMTGADIEKVFENSRELVKRLSTY encoded by the coding sequence ATGATCGGCCTTCACGCGCACACGTTATTCAGTGACGGCGCGCTCTTGCCGAGCGAGATAGTTAGGCGCGCTGAGGCAAAAGGCTATAAGGCTTTCGCGCTCACCGATCACGTCGACTCTTCAAACATAGATTTTGTCCTTCCGCGTATCGTGAAGGTCTGTAAGGCATTGAATAAATTCTGGGCTATCCGCGCCATACCGGGCGTAGAGATCACTCATGCGCCTGTTCAGGAGATCAAATCCCTTGTAAAATTCGCGAGAAAGAACGGAGCTAAGATCGTAGTGGTGCACGGCGAGACGGTCTCGGAGCCTGTCCTGAAAGGTACTAACAGGGCCGGCATAGAGGCCGGTTGTGATATATTGGCTCATCCCGGGACCATATCTATAGAGGACGTGAGGCTGGCTAAGGCCAGGGGGGTGGCCCTGGAGCTCACGACCAGAAAGAACCACGCTGTCACCAATAAGCGCGTCTTTAAGATGGCAAAGTCCGTAGGCGCGAAGCTTGTCCTGAACACCGATGCGCACGATGAATGCGATGTAGCGACATATAGTCAAGCGGTGAGAGTGCTTAAAGGTATAGGAATGACCGGCGCCGATATAGAGAAAGTATTTGAAAATTCCAGGGAATTAGTAAAGAGGTTAAGTACCTATTGA
- a CDS encoding DUF3047 domain-containing protein: protein MTLVKLFSFSSDDALKEWEDKIFKGKVVYKIEKDKDLSYVQAHSTGSASALYYKIKLDAKNRQPVLRWKWHAERFPVKSAPESLEAPGEDDFAGRVYVIFPAMFILNSNVIEYIWAEKLPVGTTGTSPYSKNIKLMVLESGPAKDGKFVSEERDVVADYLKVFGKPPEHNIGAVAFMTNAEHTNTSADAMYDEIELGYKEK, encoded by the coding sequence GTGACGCTCGTAAAACTCTTTTCGTTCTCCAGCGATGATGCCTTGAAAGAATGGGAAGATAAGATTTTTAAGGGCAAGGTCGTATATAAGATCGAAAAGGATAAAGACCTTTCGTATGTGCAGGCGCATAGCACGGGAAGCGCCTCCGCCCTGTATTATAAGATAAAGTTAGACGCGAAGAACAGGCAGCCTGTCCTAAGATGGAAGTGGCATGCCGAAAGGTTTCCTGTGAAGAGCGCCCCGGAAAGCCTGGAGGCCCCGGGCGAGGATGATTTTGCCGGAAGAGTGTATGTTATCTTTCCGGCCATGTTTATCCTGAACTCAAATGTGATCGAGTATATATGGGCCGAAAAACTGCCCGTCGGCACTACAGGGACAAGCCCCTATTCGAAGAATATAAAACTTATGGTCCTGGAGAGCGGGCCCGCTAAAGACGGCAAATTTGTTTCGGAGGAGAGGGATGTGGTCGCGGATTATCTTAAAGTTTTTGGAAAACCGCCCGAACATAATATAGGCGCAGTGGCGTTCATGACTAACGCCGAGCACACTAATACGAGCGCGGACGCGATGTATGATGAGATAGAGCTCGGATATAAGGAGAAATAG
- the lpxA gene encoding acyl-ACP--UDP-N-acetylglucosamine O-acyltransferase — translation MNKISNLAVVSKNARIAEGVEIGPFSIIEDEVEIGANVRILPHACICKGTSIGENTQVHMGAVIGNIPQDLGFDANKKTYTRIGKNTVIREYATIHRATEEGSATVVGDNCYLMAVSHIGHDCHIGNNVIIANGALLAGHVSVGDYAFISGNVVMHQFCRIGTLAMIGGFTGINKDVPPYMLVRGPSVIRGVNLVGLRRLKIPREVIGEIKEAYKLIFMSNLNTAQAVEGIKKLKPSKELDHLVDFIQTSKRGICKYKYSDDEYFE, via the coding sequence ATGAACAAGATAAGCAACCTTGCCGTAGTGAGCAAGAACGCGCGAATAGCCGAGGGCGTTGAGATAGGCCCGTTCTCCATAATAGAGGATGAAGTGGAGATCGGAGCCAATGTCAGGATCCTGCCGCATGCCTGTATCTGCAAAGGGACCTCTATCGGGGAGAACACGCAGGTCCATATGGGCGCGGTGATTGGAAATATTCCACAGGACCTGGGGTTCGACGCGAATAAAAAGACATATACCAGGATAGGCAAGAATACCGTAATAAGGGAGTACGCCACCATACATAGGGCGACCGAAGAGGGCTCGGCTACGGTTGTGGGAGACAATTGTTATCTGATGGCCGTATCTCATATAGGCCATGACTGTCATATCGGCAATAACGTTATAATAGCCAACGGCGCGCTCCTGGCCGGGCATGTCAGCGTCGGGGATTACGCCTTCATATCCGGCAATGTCGTCATGCATCAATTCTGCCGCATAGGAACGCTTGCCATGATAGGAGGTTTCACCGGGATCAATAAAGACGTGCCGCCGTATATGCTGGTCAGAGGGCCGTCGGTGATACGCGGCGTGAACCTGGTCGGATTACGCAGGTTAAAAATCCCGCGCGAGGTTATCGGTGAAATAAAAGAAGCTTATAAGTTGATATTTATGTCAAATCTGAATACCGCTCAGGCCGTGGAAGGTATTAAGAAACTTAAACCTTCAAAGGAGCTTGATCATTTGGTGGATTTTATTCAAACTTCCAAGCGGGGCATATGTAAGTATAAATATAGCGATGACGAATATTTCGAATGA
- a CDS encoding flavodoxin family protein produces MKVIGISASPRRSGNSEILLDRALEGAMSAGADVEKIVLNELDFKACQECGGCERSGVCVIRDGMSHLYKELDKADAIIVSSPIFFASLSAQAKMMIDRFQCAWVAKYILKNRAKAKKRKGIFISVAGSYRKDSFDNAKSIIKAFFATLDIEYADELFCGGIEKMKDIDQDEKVLNRAYTLGVGLVKI; encoded by the coding sequence ATGAAGGTTATCGGAATAAGCGCCAGCCCCAGAAGATCCGGTAACAGCGAGATCCTTCTGGATAGGGCTCTCGAGGGCGCCATGTCGGCGGGAGCCGACGTAGAGAAGATCGTGTTAAATGAGCTCGACTTCAAAGCGTGTCAGGAGTGCGGCGGGTGTGAAAGAAGCGGCGTATGCGTTATCCGTGACGGTATGAGCCATCTTTATAAAGAACTGGATAAGGCCGACGCCATTATTGTATCGTCCCCAATATTCTTCGCTTCACTAAGCGCTCAGGCAAAAATGATGATAGACCGTTTCCAATGCGCCTGGGTGGCAAAGTATATTTTAAAGAATCGTGCTAAGGCAAAGAAGCGTAAAGGTATATTCATAAGCGTAGCCGGCTCTTACAGGAAAGATTCTTTTGACAATGCAAAGAGCATAATCAAAGCGTTTTTCGCGACGCTCGACATTGAATACGCCGACGAATTATTTTGCGGCGGTATCGAGAAGATGAAAGATATAGATCAGGATGAGAAGGTTCTGAACAGAGCATATACTTTAGGGGTTGGTTTAGTTAAAATATAA
- a CDS encoding glycine zipper domain-containing protein, with the protein MKILTYILILGLVLSMGVPAVCARDNNDDDSGDEGGSSTLGSAIMGGLLGGGLGAAIGSGSGNAGKGALIGAGIGAVGGTLMGAAKDDQRNKDRQYKREAQMEQQRYEKEQYLQEPVPVQVQAPAQAQAMETSPIKKKIVRQYDSNGNVVSEKEVPVN; encoded by the coding sequence ATGAAGATTTTGACGTATATTCTGATATTAGGGCTTGTTCTTTCGATGGGCGTTCCCGCCGTATGCGCGCGTGATAATAACGATGATGATTCCGGTGATGAAGGCGGAAGCTCTACCTTGGGCAGCGCTATAATGGGCGGCCTTCTTGGCGGCGGCCTGGGTGCCGCTATAGGCAGCGGTAGCGGTAACGCAGGGAAAGGGGCATTGATAGGGGCCGGGATCGGAGCTGTCGGCGGCACGCTTATGGGAGCGGCAAAGGACGATCAGAGAAATAAAGACCGTCAGTATAAACGCGAGGCGCAGATGGAACAGCAGAGGTATGAAAAGGAGCAATATCTGCAGGAACCTGTTCCTGTTCAAGTGCAAGCGCCGGCTCAAGCGCAAGCTATGGAAACGTCGCCAATCAAGAAAAAGATCGTGCGCCAGTACGATTCCAACGGCAACGTGGTTTCGGAGAAGGAAGTCCCTGTCAACTGA
- a CDS encoding FAD-binding oxidoreductase yields MAIPENIEELSDFLKKSNFEKLPVTISGGGTATTGSRVPFGGAVISMEKFNRILKISKKDMSATLGAGVMVDELKKAAEREGLFYTCHPTESSAFVGGTISTNASGSRSFKYGPTRNYVKRLKMVLADGAVMDLRRGEVFLSRESSKVKMPGRTEIVVPLPHYRMPDVKSSSGYFAKDGMDLIDLFIGQEGTLSVIVEAELALVKRPLKILSSFVFFNREEDAWSFAFEARDLSKKKRASPGNLMLDALSIEYFDSNALAILREAKANIPSNARAAIFFEQETVTGKDGDKVLDEWLGLISKHGAPLDDTWVAMNEKEAAKFAEFRHAVPEAVNDLVREYGYHKFSTDIAVPDGRALEMLEFYTGTLRNQKLRHVMFGHIGESHVHVNILPRSEEELTAAREIVLRFVRKGVSVGGAVSAEHGIGKIKHKYLEEMYGTSGVLEMSKIKKAFDPNCILGLDNIFPRELLK; encoded by the coding sequence GTGGCGATTCCGGAGAACATCGAAGAGCTTTCCGATTTCCTGAAAAAATCGAATTTCGAGAAGTTGCCCGTGACGATATCGGGTGGAGGTACCGCTACGACAGGTTCGCGCGTGCCATTCGGCGGCGCCGTGATCTCAATGGAGAAATTCAACAGGATATTGAAGATATCGAAGAAAGATATGTCAGCCACGCTTGGGGCCGGTGTGATGGTCGATGAGCTTAAGAAGGCCGCTGAGAGGGAAGGCCTCTTTTATACGTGCCACCCTACGGAAAGTTCCGCGTTTGTAGGAGGGACCATCTCCACTAATGCCTCAGGCTCAAGATCGTTTAAGTACGGACCCACCCGAAATTATGTGAAAAGGCTTAAGATGGTGCTCGCTGACGGCGCTGTAATGGACCTGCGTCGCGGCGAGGTTTTTCTGTCGCGCGAGAGTTCCAAAGTTAAAATGCCGGGCCGCACTGAAATAGTTGTGCCATTGCCGCATTACAGGATGCCCGACGTAAAAAGCTCTTCCGGCTATTTCGCGAAAGACGGCATGGATCTGATAGATCTATTCATAGGACAGGAGGGGACCCTCTCCGTTATAGTCGAGGCCGAACTTGCGCTTGTTAAGAGGCCGCTTAAAATATTAAGCTCGTTCGTTTTTTTTAATAGAGAGGAAGACGCCTGGAGCTTCGCCTTCGAGGCCCGCGATCTTTCAAAGAAGAAGAGGGCCTCTCCCGGGAATTTAATGTTAGACGCTCTTTCGATAGAATATTTCGACTCAAATGCGCTTGCCATTTTAAGGGAGGCCAAAGCGAATATTCCTTCTAATGCGCGGGCCGCCATATTTTTTGAACAGGAGACGGTCACCGGCAAAGATGGAGATAAGGTTCTGGATGAATGGCTCGGGCTTATCTCGAAGCATGGGGCGCCGCTCGATGATACATGGGTCGCCATGAACGAGAAGGAAGCGGCGAAATTCGCAGAATTCCGGCATGCCGTTCCGGAGGCTGTCAATGATCTTGTAAGGGAATACGGTTACCATAAGTTCAGCACGGATATAGCGGTGCCTGATGGCAGGGCGCTGGAAATGCTGGAGTTCTATACCGGGACATTGAGGAACCAAAAGCTCAGGCACGTTATGTTCGGCCATATAGGAGAAAGCCACGTTCATGTCAATATCCTGCCCAGGTCCGAGGAAGAGTTAACAGCGGCCAGGGAAATTGTTCTAAGATTCGTGAGGAAAGGCGTTTCGGTGGGCGGGGCCGTATCTGCCGAACACGGTATAGGTAAGATAAAGCACAAATATCTGGAAGAGATGTATGGAACTTCCGGTGTGTTGGAGATGTCTAAGATAAAGAAGGCGTTTGACCCTAATTGCATCCTGGGGCTCGATAATATATTTCCGAGAGAGCTGTTGAAATGA
- a CDS encoding thermonuclease family protein, producing MPKELKYIQVAALLIAAIIYLGIKNYPFTKSTSGTDKTEFYYVARVVDGDTLKLSSGEKIRLIGMDTPEVYYSNKLLRDSKRSGTDIKTIQSLGAKASKFTKDLCLGKRVRLEYDAVKHDRYGRTLAYVYLEDGTFVNAKIVEEGYGQIMTVPPNVKYADYFLKLERQAREGKKGLWKFK from the coding sequence ATGCCGAAAGAGCTTAAGTATATCCAGGTTGCCGCGCTTCTCATAGCAGCGATAATTTATCTGGGTATAAAAAATTACCCGTTTACCAAAAGCACATCCGGAACAGATAAAACCGAATTTTATTATGTCGCGCGGGTAGTCGACGGCGATACGTTAAAGCTTTCTTCGGGTGAAAAGATCAGGCTTATCGGGATGGATACGCCGGAGGTATATTACAGTAATAAACTTTTGAGAGACTCGAAAAGAAGCGGCACAGATATAAAGACGATACAGTCCTTGGGCGCCAAGGCATCCAAATTCACTAAAGATCTCTGTCTCGGCAAGAGAGTGCGGCTTGAATATGATGCTGTAAAACATGATCGATACGGCAGAACGCTGGCATACGTATATCTGGAAGACGGCACATTTGTAAACGCGAAGATCGTAGAAGAGGGTTATGGACAGATTATGACCGTGCCTCCCAATGTAAAATATGCCGACTATTTCCTGAAACTGGAAAGGCAGGCAAGGGAGGGCAAGAAAGGGCTCTGGAAATTTAAATGA
- a CDS encoding PAC2 family protein — translation MEEFKILKNVELTNPVMIAGWPGMGSVALGVVDYLRKTLDANPLAEIRLDPMATVDSVVVENGIASLPPGPKNTLYYTKNPDLIILEGEVQLAGPAGIALLNKILDLAVKFKVKAIYTGAAFPLPISHKEDPDIYGAVNKKSLTGMLSGLDIKAMEEGHISGLNGLILGLAKERDIDAVCLLATMPQYAISLPNPKASGAIIETLEKILNFVVSLEEMDEYIREMDEKMSAIEEKVKDVMTIENKELHSTPEAKKVPGYIVEKIEKLFQEAKKDKSKAKALKKELDRWDLYKLYEDRFLDLFKDSQ, via the coding sequence ATGGAAGAGTTTAAAATTCTTAAAAATGTGGAGTTAACAAATCCCGTCATGATCGCGGGCTGGCCCGGTATGGGCAGCGTAGCGCTCGGTGTCGTAGACTATTTGCGCAAGACTCTCGATGCGAATCCGCTGGCCGAGATAAGATTGGATCCCATGGCGACGGTAGATTCCGTGGTAGTTGAAAACGGCATAGCGAGCCTGCCTCCGGGACCTAAGAACACTTTATACTATACGAAAAATCCCGATCTGATAATCCTGGAAGGAGAAGTGCAGCTTGCGGGGCCTGCCGGTATAGCCTTATTGAACAAGATTCTGGATCTGGCCGTAAAATTTAAAGTGAAGGCTATATATACAGGCGCGGCATTCCCTTTGCCCATAAGTCATAAGGAGGATCCTGATATCTATGGCGCGGTCAATAAAAAGTCGCTTACCGGAATGCTCTCAGGACTTGACATAAAGGCCATGGAAGAAGGCCATATATCCGGCCTCAACGGCCTTATCCTTGGGCTTGCTAAAGAAAGAGATATAGACGCCGTCTGCCTACTGGCGACGATGCCCCAATACGCGATAAGCCTCCCTAATCCTAAGGCGTCCGGCGCTATTATCGAGACTCTCGAGAAGATACTGAATTTCGTGGTATCCCTGGAAGAGATGGACGAGTATATAAGGGAGATGGATGAGAAGATGTCCGCCATAGAGGAGAAGGTCAAGGATGTGATGACGATAGAGAATAAAGAACTTCACTCTACTCCGGAAGCGAAGAAGGTACCCGGTTATATAGTGGAGAAGATAGAGAAGCTATTTCAGGAAGCTAAGAAGGACAAATCTAAGGCGAAAGCGCTGAAGAAGGAACTGGATCGGTGGGATCTGTATAAGCTCTATGAGGACAGGTTTCTCGACCTGTTCAAAGACAGCCAATGA